One Amycolatopsis sp. NBC_00355 genomic window carries:
- a CDS encoding amidohydrolase family protein — MTAPKTPGWLDWYANPSEPKFRLPPGTVDAHCHVFGPQAEFPFAPERKYTPCDGGKDDLFALRDHLGITRTVIVQATCHGADNSAMLDAVRAADGRARGVATVRPDVSQRELRELDAAGVRGVRFNFVKRLVDAAPHEELSTIAKKIAPLGWHVVLYFESADLPELEGFFGSLPTPLVVDHLGRPDVTQPVDGPEFSRFLRFADRNDVWVKVSCPERLTVTGPPALGGERHAYRDVVPFGRRVVAEFPDRVLWGSDWPHPNLLGHMPDDGLLVDYVPQVAVTAEQQQKLLVTNPTHLYWPGTD; from the coding sequence ATGACCGCGCCGAAAACCCCCGGCTGGCTCGACTGGTACGCGAACCCGTCGGAGCCGAAGTTCCGGCTCCCGCCCGGAACCGTCGACGCGCACTGCCACGTCTTCGGCCCGCAGGCCGAGTTCCCCTTCGCCCCCGAACGCAAGTACACCCCGTGCGACGGCGGCAAGGACGACCTGTTCGCCCTGCGCGACCACCTGGGCATCACGCGGACCGTGATCGTCCAGGCCACCTGCCACGGCGCGGACAACTCCGCCATGCTCGACGCCGTCCGCGCGGCGGACGGCCGGGCGCGGGGCGTCGCCACCGTGCGTCCCGACGTCAGCCAGCGCGAGCTGCGCGAACTCGACGCGGCGGGAGTGCGCGGCGTGCGCTTCAACTTCGTGAAGCGCCTGGTCGACGCGGCTCCGCACGAAGAGCTGAGCACCATCGCGAAGAAGATCGCGCCGCTCGGCTGGCACGTCGTCCTCTACTTCGAGAGCGCCGATCTGCCCGAGCTGGAAGGGTTCTTCGGCTCGCTGCCCACGCCGCTCGTCGTCGACCACCTGGGCCGGCCCGACGTCACACAGCCGGTGGACGGCCCCGAGTTCAGCCGCTTCCTGCGGTTCGCCGACCGCAACGACGTCTGGGTGAAGGTCAGCTGCCCCGAGCGCCTGACCGTCACCGGCCCGCCCGCCCTCGGCGGCGAGCGGCACGCCTACCGCGACGTCGTCCCGTTCGGCCGGCGCGTCGTGGCGGAGTTCCCCGACCGCGTGCTGTGGGGCAGCGACTGGCCGCACCCCAACCTCCTGGGCCACATGCCGGACGACGGCCTGCTGGTCGACTACGTGCCGCAGGTGGCGGTGACCGCCGAGCAGCAGCAGAAGCTCCTCGTGACCAATCCGACGCACCTGTACTGGCCCGGCACTGACTGA
- a CDS encoding MFS transporter, whose protein sequence is MQQANSLNRLNRLPISRFHKLTLLAVSFAYFFEFADINSFATTAPKLIKLWGVTVDQVAYVTSLSFVGMFFGAVIASGLADRWGRKRVLLWTTLWFGVFSFAAVFSWDVVSLGVFRVLTSAGLSAMTVVAVIYVNELYPATSRGKYQAYAIVIGICGTPVTNLIASAVVPINDWSWRLVYLWGALGVLLVFFTRHLKESPRWHESRGDHAEADRLLREIEEQVAAEKGPLPEPEPPVEEAPVTKAPLRLLLQKKYLYPTLLLTVVWVTQTIGFFGYSSWAPTLLAKEGFSVEKSVFYVALTTVGAPLGSYLAALVTDRFERKWCLVAFGAVIALCGLLYGLTFDPVLIVVFGFLVNLFERGYTALGYAYSPELFDTRSRSLGTGVSYGLGRLSNAAGPLIVAALYNGSGYQSVFLFIAGTWLVGAVVLAVFGPRTRPRTRAEPHVPIRG, encoded by the coding sequence ATGCAGCAAGCCAACTCCCTGAACCGGCTGAACCGCCTGCCGATCTCCCGGTTCCACAAGCTCACCCTGCTCGCCGTCTCGTTCGCCTACTTCTTCGAGTTCGCGGACATCAACAGCTTCGCCACCACCGCGCCCAAGCTGATCAAGCTGTGGGGCGTGACGGTCGACCAGGTCGCCTACGTCACCTCGCTGTCGTTCGTCGGGATGTTCTTCGGCGCGGTCATCGCCAGTGGCCTGGCCGACCGGTGGGGCCGCAAACGGGTACTGCTGTGGACCACCCTGTGGTTCGGCGTCTTCTCGTTCGCCGCCGTCTTCTCGTGGGACGTCGTGTCGCTGGGCGTGTTCCGCGTCCTGACCTCGGCGGGGCTCTCGGCGATGACCGTCGTGGCCGTCATCTACGTCAACGAGCTGTACCCGGCCACCAGCCGCGGCAAGTACCAGGCCTACGCGATCGTGATCGGCATCTGCGGCACCCCGGTCACCAACCTGATCGCCAGCGCCGTGGTGCCGATCAACGACTGGTCGTGGCGGCTGGTCTACCTGTGGGGCGCGCTCGGCGTGCTGCTCGTCTTCTTCACCCGCCACCTCAAGGAGTCGCCGCGCTGGCACGAGAGCCGCGGCGACCACGCCGAGGCGGACCGGCTGCTGCGGGAGATCGAAGAGCAGGTCGCCGCGGAGAAAGGACCGTTGCCCGAACCCGAGCCGCCGGTCGAAGAAGCTCCGGTGACGAAGGCGCCGCTCCGCCTCCTGCTGCAGAAGAAATACCTCTACCCCACCTTGTTGCTGACCGTCGTGTGGGTGACGCAGACGATCGGCTTCTTCGGCTACTCGAGCTGGGCGCCCACGCTGCTGGCCAAGGAGGGCTTCAGCGTCGAGAAGTCGGTGTTCTACGTGGCCCTCACCACCGTCGGCGCGCCGCTCGGGTCGTACCTGGCCGCCCTGGTCACCGACCGGTTCGAACGCAAGTGGTGCCTGGTCGCCTTCGGCGCCGTCATCGCGCTGTGCGGCCTGCTCTACGGCCTGACCTTCGACCCGGTCCTGATCGTGGTCTTCGGGTTCCTGGTGAACCTGTTCGAACGCGGCTACACCGCCCTCGGCTACGCGTACTCCCCCGAGCTGTTCGACACGCGGAGCCGCTCCCTGGGCACCGGCGTCTCCTACGGGCTCGGGCGGCTGTCGAACGCGGCCGGTCCCCTGATCGTGGCGGCGCTCTACAACGGCAGCGGCTACCAGAGCGTGTTCCTCTTCATCGCCGGTACCTGGCTGGTCGGCGCGGTGGTCCTGGCCGTGTTCGGCCCGCGGACCCGCCCGCGCACCCGGGCCGAACCCCATGTGCCGATTCGCGGGTAA
- a CDS encoding ATP-binding protein, with protein sequence MPVNWTTADQPGWQTLDVAGTDPSGLADARMWAESRMHTLGDPHRLDALLIVGELLDNAYLHAGGPIELRLRCTGGPCEVTLAVADIGTGEPRLRVPGRDGGRGLRVVDQLCLAWGVSHHDDGKLVWARLRCVDSEEPCPRAWAN encoded by the coding sequence GTGCCTGTGAACTGGACCACGGCGGACCAGCCAGGCTGGCAGACCCTGGACGTGGCCGGCACCGACCCGTCCGGTCTCGCCGATGCCCGGATGTGGGCCGAGTCGAGGATGCACACCCTCGGCGACCCGCATCGGCTGGACGCGTTGTTGATCGTCGGAGAACTGCTGGACAACGCCTACCTGCACGCCGGCGGGCCGATCGAGCTGCGCCTGCGCTGCACCGGCGGGCCGTGCGAGGTGACCCTCGCGGTCGCCGACATCGGCACCGGGGAACCGCGGCTGCGGGTCCCCGGCCGGGACGGCGGTCGTGGCCTGCGGGTCGTCGACCAGCTGTGCCTCGCGTGGGGCGTGAGCCACCACGACGACGGCAAGCTCGTGTGGGCCCGCCTGCGCTGTGTGGATTCGGAAGAGCCCTGCCCGCGGGCCTGGGCGAACTAG
- a CDS encoding STAS domain-containing protein, whose product MTATADAAVLSATGELDISVIGHFAGLLERELAFRPRALVVDASAVTFCAARALTVLLNSAADAQAAGVPFAVVTRSRAVLRPLSVLGLERALPLHADLAEALTWLTLLPGLTAR is encoded by the coding sequence GTGACCGCGACCGCCGACGCCGCCGTGCTGTCGGCGACCGGTGAGCTCGACATCAGCGTCATCGGGCATTTCGCCGGGCTCCTCGAGCGGGAGCTCGCTTTCCGGCCGCGCGCCCTGGTCGTCGACGCCTCGGCCGTGACGTTCTGCGCCGCCCGGGCGCTGACCGTGCTGCTCAACTCCGCCGCCGACGCGCAAGCGGCCGGCGTGCCCTTCGCCGTCGTCACTCGCAGCCGCGCGGTGCTGCGCCCCCTGAGCGTGCTCGGGCTGGAGCGCGCCCTGCCGCTGCACGCCGACCTCGCCGAGGCGCTGACCTGGCTGACGCTCCTGCCGGGCCTGACGGCCCGCTAG
- a CDS encoding TauD/TfdA dioxygenase family protein: MEFDVRPISGALGAEVRGVPLAELSDAAFAEVRDLLLTHLVLFFPDAAGLDPEAHKAFGRRFGELEVHPFLPKLPGHDELVVLDSDQGARADVWHTDVTFSASPPIASVLQLVECPPAGGDTMWSNQHLAYEALSAPVRDLVDGLTAVHVFEHPNGSFRSEAEHPVVRTHPETGRRSLYVNRMFTRRIPQLTPGESAALLAQLYEVSESPQRVCRYHWQPGAIAVWDNRATQHYAVNDYTGRRVGRRVTILGDKPAGEQPRWPHHEGTGLSAATSR; the protein is encoded by the coding sequence ATGGAGTTCGACGTCCGGCCGATTTCCGGCGCCCTCGGCGCGGAGGTGCGCGGCGTGCCGCTGGCGGAGCTGTCCGACGCCGCGTTCGCCGAGGTGCGGGACCTCCTGCTGACCCACCTCGTGCTGTTCTTCCCGGACGCCGCCGGGCTCGATCCCGAGGCGCACAAGGCGTTCGGCCGCCGGTTCGGCGAGCTCGAGGTGCACCCGTTCCTGCCGAAACTCCCCGGGCACGACGAACTGGTGGTGCTCGACTCCGACCAGGGCGCCCGCGCCGACGTCTGGCACACCGACGTCACGTTCAGCGCGTCGCCGCCGATCGCCTCCGTGCTGCAGCTCGTCGAATGCCCGCCGGCGGGCGGGGACACCATGTGGAGCAACCAGCACCTCGCGTATGAAGCGCTTTCCGCGCCGGTGCGCGACCTGGTCGACGGCCTGACCGCGGTGCACGTCTTCGAGCACCCGAACGGCTCGTTCCGCAGCGAGGCCGAGCACCCGGTGGTGCGCACCCACCCGGAGACGGGCCGCAGGTCCCTGTACGTGAACCGGATGTTCACCCGCCGGATCCCGCAGCTGACGCCGGGTGAAAGCGCCGCGCTGCTGGCCCAGCTGTACGAGGTTTCCGAGAGCCCGCAGCGGGTCTGCCGCTACCACTGGCAGCCGGGCGCGATCGCGGTCTGGGACAACCGGGCCACCCAGCACTACGCGGTCAACGACTACACGGGCCGCCGGGTCGGGCGCCGCGTGACGATCCTCGGCGACAAGCCGGCGGGCGAGCAGCCGCGCTGGCCGCACCACGAGGGGACCGGCCTCAGCGCGGCGACGTCACGCTGA
- a CDS encoding methyltransferase — MPNDAAAELARLVDLATPFAIRAAIALRLPELVAGGTTTTADLAAASGSDADSLDRLLRHLVNVGLFSADAGEYGLTDLSRELLGEQQRWQRGWLDLDGPGAKMDLAYSGMLHSVRTGESAYGKAHGVDFWTDYQRDEKLRLFFGAIMAAHAWQTGPAVAADYDWSTVTRVLDVGGGIGALLSEVLLKHPHLHGAVLDLPPVRPEAERSLADAGLADRAGFVGGSFFDPLPTGYDVLLVSRVLTDWNDEDAARILRRCGETGARVVVVEVLAGTEHAKNNSSFDLQSLTLLGGRERTIEDFHALAASAGLAVRSTHEGQGGLVVVECAAA, encoded by the coding sequence ATGCCGAACGACGCCGCCGCCGAGCTCGCCCGCCTGGTCGACCTGGCGACCCCGTTCGCGATCCGCGCCGCCATCGCGCTGCGGCTGCCCGAACTGGTCGCCGGCGGCACCACCACGACCGCGGACCTGGCCGCCGCCAGCGGATCCGACGCCGACTCCCTCGACCGGCTGCTGCGGCACCTGGTGAACGTCGGCCTCTTCAGCGCCGACGCCGGCGAATACGGGCTCACCGACCTGTCGCGCGAACTGCTCGGCGAGCAGCAGCGCTGGCAGCGCGGCTGGCTCGACCTCGACGGCCCCGGCGCGAAAATGGATCTCGCCTACAGCGGAATGCTGCATTCGGTCCGCACCGGCGAATCCGCGTACGGAAAGGCACACGGCGTCGATTTCTGGACCGATTACCAGCGTGACGAAAAACTGCGCTTGTTCTTCGGCGCGATCATGGCGGCGCACGCCTGGCAGACCGGCCCGGCGGTGGCCGCCGACTACGACTGGAGCACGGTGACCCGGGTCCTCGACGTCGGCGGCGGCATCGGCGCGCTGCTGAGCGAAGTCCTGCTGAAGCACCCGCACCTGCACGGCGCGGTCCTGGACCTGCCGCCGGTGCGCCCGGAAGCCGAGCGGTCCCTGGCGGACGCGGGCCTGGCCGACCGGGCCGGGTTCGTCGGCGGCAGCTTCTTCGACCCGCTGCCCACGGGCTACGACGTGCTGCTGGTGTCGCGCGTGCTGACCGACTGGAACGACGAGGACGCGGCGCGGATCCTGCGCCGCTGCGGCGAGACCGGCGCGCGCGTCGTCGTGGTCGAGGTGCTGGCCGGGACGGAGCACGCGAAGAACAACTCGTCGTTCGACCTGCAGTCGCTGACCCTGCTGGGCGGCCGGGAACGCACGATCGAGGACTTCCACGCTCTCGCGGCGTCGGCGGGCCTGGCGGTCCGGAGCACCCACGAAGGCCAGGGCGGCCTGGTCGTCGTGGAGTGCGCCGCCGCTTGA
- a CDS encoding FAD-dependent oxidoreductase, whose product MGYDAVVCGAGVAGLAAACALGRLGHRVLLAEKQDAVKPVAKGEVLQPGSLAILDEWGATPEGALRLGTLVARDAAGAPQMALEYGRLPVERPWLLAHDYPAILEALTKSLPSTVDFRRGVLVEGLLRSAGRVTGVRLSGEDVEAALVVAADGLSSRLRREAGIEARRHDYPHRLAAFELHDAPAVEPDFSAYVTERGLRLRYPLPGGRVRLYAQVGPDELRGLDTDGLTSWADGLVRETPALAPLADAIHANLGGRQLLPVSRFLAGALSVPGLALAGESGHAVHPMAAQGMNSAVADAHELASMLRQGGSLAPAVVDHALARYDVARRGNLTQIGRTSHNAARMITDLSWVGRVAGRRALRGTGGNNRIRYTVMHTMSGLGVHPLNPVDRLHQLGVLPDPRGRRLPAWA is encoded by the coding sequence ATGGGGTACGACGCCGTCGTCTGCGGCGCCGGGGTCGCCGGGCTGGCCGCCGCGTGCGCGCTGGGCCGGCTCGGGCACCGCGTGCTGCTGGCCGAGAAGCAGGACGCCGTGAAGCCGGTCGCGAAGGGCGAGGTGCTGCAACCCGGATCACTGGCGATCCTCGACGAGTGGGGTGCGACGCCCGAGGGAGCGTTGCGGCTGGGGACGCTCGTCGCGCGGGACGCGGCCGGGGCGCCGCAGATGGCCCTCGAGTACGGCCGGCTGCCCGTCGAGCGGCCGTGGCTGCTGGCCCACGACTACCCGGCGATCCTGGAAGCGCTGACGAAGTCGCTGCCGTCCACAGTGGACTTCCGGCGCGGCGTGCTCGTCGAGGGACTGCTGCGTTCGGCCGGCCGGGTCACGGGCGTGCGGCTGTCCGGAGAGGACGTCGAGGCGGCGCTGGTCGTGGCGGCCGACGGCCTCTCGTCGCGCCTGCGGCGGGAGGCGGGCATCGAGGCGCGGCGGCACGACTACCCGCACCGGCTGGCGGCGTTCGAGCTGCACGACGCGCCCGCGGTCGAGCCGGACTTCTCCGCCTACGTCACCGAACGCGGCCTGCGGCTGCGCTACCCCTTGCCCGGCGGCCGCGTCCGGCTCTACGCCCAGGTCGGCCCGGACGAACTGCGCGGCCTCGACACCGACGGCCTGACCTCGTGGGCGGACGGCCTGGTGCGTGAGACGCCCGCGCTCGCCCCGCTCGCCGACGCGATCCACGCGAACCTCGGCGGCCGTCAGCTGCTGCCGGTGTCCCGGTTCCTCGCCGGCGCGTTGTCCGTGCCCGGGCTGGCGCTGGCCGGGGAGAGCGGCCACGCCGTGCACCCGATGGCCGCGCAGGGCATGAACAGCGCCGTCGCGGACGCGCACGAACTGGCCTCGATGCTGCGCCAAGGCGGCTCCCTCGCCCCGGCGGTCGTCGACCACGCGCTGGCCCGCTACGACGTGGCCCGCCGCGGGAACCTGACCCAGATCGGCCGCACGAGCCACAACGCGGCCCGGATGATCACGGACCTCTCGTGGGTCGGCCGGGTCGCGGGCCGCCGGGCCCTGCGCGGCACCGGCGGCAACAACCGCATCCGCTACACGGTGATGCACACGATGTCCGGCCTGGGCGTGCACCCGCTGAACCCGGTCGACCGGCTGCACCAGCTGGGAGTGCTGCCGGACCCGCGGGGCCGCCGCCTCCCGGCCTGGGCATGA
- a CDS encoding prenyltransferase/squalene oxidase repeat-containing protein, whose protein sequence is MTSVRADQLTEAIAEGAEALFAAQRADGVFDYGGSSLTSTLGTVGAVCALHFADPGGAADLIEAGVGWLKRTQAADGGWAMVPGEASEAGPTAVASAVLHLTGPEDNAAEVDAGQAWLRGFGGLDAIPHAEVVAWCRQFYGFAGWLAPEEMRRFPLELALLPGLSRKLFDLRVPMVYALGLAQSRHKPLTRLQKTLSRKAEPNALAAIRQVYEHEGSTGAWCEDAWVTGLVCAGLARAGLGDDMVAAAVGWFRRMMAPDGSWASGPLDLTWSMYATAGLLEAGYATDPRLIAVKELFLRLQQDRPFTAFGCPPGFWGWSGTRGWPATLETGEIVSALGHLPGDDQAGAIRRGVTWLTLQQDTRGSWGLCVRNTKVANSGPCPHMTAQAVDGLLDSGVPADDRRVRRALSWLGKAQQADGSFESVWYRMHTAGTSAVLQTFAKAGQPGSLPARRAREWLERTRLADGSWGTGAGGPGTVEETGWAVSALLAAGADAAVVRPGVEWLLAQRHPGGGWAAANVNEYVRHVCRYPNPALAHGLALKALARYRKVAG, encoded by the coding sequence ATGACGTCCGTGCGCGCCGACCAGCTCACCGAGGCGATCGCCGAAGGCGCCGAAGCGCTGTTCGCGGCCCAGCGCGCGGACGGCGTCTTCGACTACGGCGGCAGCAGCCTGACCTCGACCCTCGGCACGGTCGGCGCGGTGTGCGCGCTCCACTTCGCCGACCCCGGCGGCGCGGCCGATCTGATCGAGGCGGGCGTCGGCTGGCTCAAGCGCACCCAGGCCGCGGACGGCGGCTGGGCGATGGTGCCCGGCGAGGCGTCCGAAGCCGGGCCGACCGCCGTGGCCTCGGCCGTGCTGCACCTGACCGGCCCCGAAGACAACGCCGCCGAGGTGGACGCGGGCCAGGCGTGGCTGCGCGGGTTCGGTGGCCTGGACGCGATCCCGCACGCCGAGGTCGTCGCGTGGTGCCGCCAGTTCTACGGCTTCGCGGGCTGGCTCGCGCCCGAGGAGATGCGCCGCTTCCCGCTGGAGCTCGCGCTGCTGCCCGGCCTGTCGCGCAAGCTCTTCGACCTGCGGGTGCCGATGGTGTACGCGCTCGGCCTCGCGCAGAGCCGGCACAAGCCGCTGACCCGGCTGCAGAAAACGCTGTCCCGGAAGGCCGAGCCGAACGCGCTGGCCGCGATCCGCCAGGTCTACGAGCACGAGGGCAGCACCGGCGCGTGGTGCGAGGACGCCTGGGTGACCGGCCTGGTCTGCGCCGGCCTGGCCCGGGCCGGGCTCGGCGACGACATGGTGGCCGCCGCCGTCGGCTGGTTCCGCCGGATGATGGCCCCCGACGGCTCGTGGGCGAGCGGGCCGCTGGACCTGACGTGGTCGATGTACGCGACCGCCGGCCTGCTCGAAGCCGGTTACGCCACCGACCCGCGCCTGATCGCCGTCAAGGAGCTTTTCCTGCGCCTGCAGCAGGATCGGCCGTTCACGGCGTTCGGCTGCCCGCCCGGGTTCTGGGGCTGGTCGGGCACCCGCGGCTGGCCCGCGACGCTGGAGACCGGCGAGATCGTCTCGGCGCTGGGCCACCTGCCCGGCGACGACCAGGCCGGCGCGATCCGCCGCGGCGTCACCTGGCTGACGCTGCAGCAGGACACCCGCGGTTCGTGGGGGCTGTGCGTGCGCAACACCAAGGTGGCCAACAGCGGTCCGTGCCCGCACATGACCGCCCAGGCCGTCGACGGGCTGCTCGACTCCGGCGTCCCGGCCGACGACCGGCGCGTGCGCCGGGCGCTGAGCTGGCTGGGGAAGGCGCAACAGGCCGACGGCAGCTTCGAATCCGTCTGGTACCGGATGCACACCGCGGGGACTTCCGCCGTGCTGCAGACCTTCGCCAAGGCGGGGCAGCCCGGCTCGCTCCCCGCGCGGCGCGCGCGTGAGTGGCTCGAACGCACCCGGCTGGCCGACGGCTCGTGGGGCACCGGCGCGGGTGGTCCCGGCACCGTCGAGGAGACCGGCTGGGCGGTGTCGGCGCTGCTGGCCGCCGGTGCGGACGCCGCCGTCGTCCGGCCCGGCGTCGAATGGCTGCTGGCACAGCGGCACCCCGGCGGCGGGTGGGCCGCGGCGAACGTCAACGAGTACGTGCGGCACGTCTGCCGCTACCCGAACCCCGCGCTCGCCCACGGTCTCGCGCTGAAAGCCCTGGCCCGCTACCGGAAGGTGGCCGGCTGA
- a CDS encoding UbiA family prenyltransferase, with the protein MTTAAGTRVVPAVVRRAGRTAVAHVQTWRPYTTCYPALLGVAGATVAGGTGAAVLLVAAFAPALGWLSGHYLGDYFDRGLDAIGKPHRPIPSGRLSAEAALAGGLACAAVSAVLLVTANWRIVPLFVVAMAGIVGYSKVFKKRGLAGNASRGFLTALALAIGAMVAAPWPPWALLPVAAGFLLHDTASNLVGTLRDVDGDRAGGYRSVPVEHGFRHAVRLALGLYAAGVALIALSTLVADDPIARLVLTAVAAGVGAVAFLPLPRRDSVPARTALRAHELLVAERLVLAAAVVAGAAGARFALALAAPVLAFSLVTQALMRSRHEFPVPAGGKDTA; encoded by the coding sequence GTGACGACCGCCGCGGGCACCCGGGTGGTCCCGGCCGTGGTGCGGCGGGCCGGCCGCACCGCCGTCGCCCACGTGCAGACGTGGCGGCCCTACACGACGTGTTACCCCGCGCTGCTCGGCGTGGCCGGGGCCACGGTCGCGGGCGGGACCGGGGCCGCCGTGCTGCTCGTCGCCGCGTTCGCGCCCGCGCTCGGCTGGCTGTCCGGGCACTACCTCGGCGACTACTTCGACCGCGGGCTGGACGCGATCGGCAAACCCCACCGGCCGATCCCGTCGGGCCGGCTGTCGGCCGAAGCGGCACTCGCCGGCGGCCTCGCGTGCGCCGCGGTGTCGGCCGTGCTGCTCGTCACGGCGAACTGGCGGATCGTGCCGTTGTTCGTCGTGGCGATGGCCGGGATCGTCGGCTACAGCAAGGTGTTCAAGAAACGCGGCCTGGCCGGCAACGCCTCCCGCGGGTTCCTGACCGCGCTGGCCCTGGCGATCGGCGCGATGGTCGCCGCGCCGTGGCCGCCGTGGGCGCTGCTGCCCGTCGCGGCCGGGTTCCTGCTGCACGACACCGCGTCCAACCTCGTCGGCACGCTCCGCGACGTCGACGGCGACCGCGCGGGCGGCTACCGCTCGGTGCCGGTCGAGCACGGCTTCCGCCACGCCGTCCGGCTCGCGCTCGGGCTGTACGCCGCCGGGGTCGCCCTGATCGCGCTCTCCACTCTTGTCGCCGATGACCCGATCGCCCGGCTCGTCTTGACCGCGGTGGCGGCGGGTGTCGGTGCCGTCGCCTTCCTGCCGTTGCCGCGCCGGGATTCCGTGCCCGCGCGGACCGCGTTGCGGGCCCACGAACTGCTCGTCGCCGAACGGCTGGTGCTCGCCGCGGCCGTCGTCGCCGGGGCCGCCGGCGCCCGGTTCGCGCTCGCGCTGGCCGCGCCGGTCCTCGCCTTTTCGCTCGTCACCCAGGCCCTGATGCGTTCCCGCCACGAGTTCCCGGTTCCGGCCGGGGGAAAGGACACCGCATGA
- a CDS encoding polyprenyl synthetase family protein, which translates to MTALISDTTSATAEVRRALEQRPATGDRLDEIARYALLSPGKLLRPLLLVASAEAVGGARDDVLPAALAVEYLHVASLVHDDIIDGDDLRRGRASVHARYGVADAIVTGDALILGLFGAVADCAAPDAAVVAAVRVLARAGEDLCRGQVQEALLVPPGPGVAGSGLDAYLEMASLKTGALFRGACRAGALLGGGSPAQADVVTAFAEHAGLAFQMYDDLLPFLADPAVTGKPGTSDAANLRPTYPVLLAHREGSAAERRGVERALSGDLRPEAAHDTLREVLVSSGALDLAVTGAREEAARAKADLGVLPVADAAGLLAAIADLAVNRDH; encoded by the coding sequence ATGACCGCCCTGATCAGCGACACCACCTCCGCCACGGCCGAGGTGCGCCGCGCCCTCGAACAGCGGCCCGCCACCGGCGACCGCCTCGACGAGATCGCCCGGTACGCCCTGCTCTCGCCGGGCAAGCTGCTCCGCCCCCTGCTGCTGGTCGCCTCGGCCGAGGCCGTCGGCGGGGCGCGCGACGACGTGCTGCCCGCCGCGCTCGCCGTCGAATACCTGCACGTCGCGTCCCTGGTGCACGACGACATCATCGACGGTGACGACCTGCGCCGCGGCCGGGCGTCGGTGCACGCGCGCTACGGCGTGGCCGACGCCATCGTCACCGGCGACGCGCTGATCCTCGGCCTGTTCGGCGCGGTCGCGGACTGCGCGGCGCCCGACGCCGCCGTCGTCGCCGCGGTGCGCGTGCTGGCCCGGGCCGGCGAAGACCTGTGCCGCGGCCAGGTCCAGGAGGCGCTGCTCGTGCCGCCGGGACCGGGCGTGGCGGGCAGCGGGCTCGACGCCTACCTCGAGATGGCCTCGCTCAAGACCGGCGCGCTCTTCCGCGGCGCCTGCCGGGCCGGCGCGCTGCTCGGCGGCGGCTCGCCCGCGCAGGCCGACGTCGTCACGGCGTTCGCCGAGCACGCGGGCCTGGCCTTCCAGATGTACGACGACCTGCTGCCGTTCCTCGCCGATCCGGCCGTCACCGGGAAACCCGGGACGAGCGACGCGGCCAACCTCCGGCCGACGTACCCGGTCCTGCTCGCCCACCGCGAAGGCTCGGCGGCCGAGCGCCGCGGTGTCGAACGCGCGTTGTCCGGCGACCTGCGTCCCGAGGCCGCCCACGACACGCTGCGGGAGGTGCTCGTCTCCAGCGGGGCCCTCGACCTGGCCGTGACGGGGGCTCGCGAAGAAGCCGCGCGGGCCAAGGCGGACCTCGGCGTCCTGCCGGTCGCGGACGCCGCCGGCCTGCTGGCCGCGATCGCCGACCTCGCCGTGAACCGGGACCACTGA